In the genome of Aureimonas sp. OT7, one region contains:
- a CDS encoding ABC transporter ATP-binding protein produces the protein MPNVRARPRADGSVPVSAASGAAPAVQAANPAIDLDKVEISFRLANGLKFDAVAATDLSVRDGEFVSIVGPTGCGKSTLLNAVAGLLKPSAGTVRIDGRPLEGLNGRAGYLFQQDSLMPWKTVLDNIAIGLEVAGTSRKEARERASQWLGRVGLAAFADRYPHMLSGGQRKRVGLAQVLIRNPKFLLMDEPFGPLDAQTRVIMGDLLLDLWSQDRKAVLFVTHDLEEAIALSDRVVIMSAGPKSHIMGSYDITLARPREISEVKLDKGFHEIHREIWHALKEEVLKGYRQTSGVRS, from the coding sequence ATGCCAAACGTTCGGGCGCGCCCACGTGCCGACGGGTCAGTGCCCGTGAGCGCGGCTTCCGGAGCTGCTCCGGCCGTCCAGGCCGCCAACCCGGCCATCGACCTCGACAAAGTCGAAATCTCCTTCAGGCTGGCCAATGGATTGAAGTTCGACGCCGTGGCCGCCACGGACCTGTCCGTGCGCGACGGCGAGTTCGTCTCCATCGTCGGGCCCACCGGCTGCGGCAAATCCACCCTGCTCAACGCTGTCGCCGGCCTTCTCAAGCCCTCGGCCGGCACGGTGCGCATCGACGGGCGCCCGCTGGAAGGCCTGAACGGCAGGGCCGGCTACCTGTTCCAGCAGGATTCGCTGATGCCCTGGAAGACGGTGCTGGACAATATCGCCATCGGGCTGGAAGTCGCCGGCACATCGCGAAAGGAAGCGCGCGAGCGGGCGTCGCAATGGCTTGGCCGCGTCGGCCTTGCGGCCTTCGCCGACCGTTATCCGCATATGCTGTCCGGTGGCCAGCGCAAGCGTGTCGGCCTCGCCCAGGTGCTGATCCGCAACCCCAAATTCCTGCTGATGGACGAGCCTTTCGGCCCGCTCGACGCGCAGACGCGCGTCATCATGGGTGACCTGCTGCTGGACCTCTGGTCGCAGGACCGCAAGGCCGTGCTGTTCGTGACGCACGATCTGGAAGAGGCGATCGCATTGTCGGACCGCGTCGTCATCATGTCGGCGGGGCCCAAGTCCCACATCATGGGCTCCTATGACATCACCCTCGCCCGCCCGCGCGAGATTTCCGAGGTCAAGCTGGACAAGGGCTTTCACGAAATTCATCGCGAGATCTGGCACGCGCTGAAGGAAGAGGTGCTGAAGGGTTATCGGCAGACGAGCGGGGTTCGGTCGTGA
- a CDS encoding ABC transporter substrate-binding protein → MTTRRTILMGSAALGLTSILGRLPAYAQDASATPEKASLALGVGGKPLLYYLPLTIAERRGFFEEEGLTVSINDFGGGAKSLQALVGGSVDVVTGAYEHTIRMQDKGQDIKAVCELGRFPGICIGIRKDLAEEVKSIADLKGRAMGVTAPGSSTALLLQYALVKNGLTANDVSIIGIGGGASGIAAVKRGEIAGLSHLDPVIARLEADGDIEILLDTRTEEGTRALFGGTNPAATVYLQQSFIDANPVTTQRIVNAFVKSLHWLRDATPDDVADTVPEDYLFGDREFYKTAFENSRDMYSPDGIIGEDGFDSLFEMLKTLDPELANADVTFQQTFVPQFVEAFKA, encoded by the coding sequence ATGACGACACGCAGAACGATCCTGATGGGCAGCGCCGCGCTCGGCCTGACATCCATTCTCGGGCGCCTGCCGGCCTATGCGCAGGATGCCTCCGCGACGCCGGAAAAGGCCAGCCTGGCGCTGGGCGTCGGCGGCAAGCCGCTCTTGTACTATCTGCCGTTGACCATTGCCGAACGGCGCGGCTTCTTCGAGGAAGAGGGCCTGACGGTCTCGATCAATGATTTCGGCGGCGGCGCCAAATCGCTGCAGGCCCTTGTCGGCGGCTCGGTCGACGTCGTCACGGGCGCCTACGAGCATACTATCCGCATGCAGGACAAGGGTCAGGACATCAAGGCGGTGTGCGAGCTCGGCCGCTTCCCCGGCATCTGCATCGGCATCCGCAAGGATCTTGCGGAAGAGGTGAAGAGCATCGCCGACCTCAAGGGACGCGCGATGGGCGTGACGGCGCCCGGCTCCTCCACCGCGCTGCTGCTGCAATACGCCCTCGTCAAGAACGGGCTGACGGCCAACGACGTGTCCATCATCGGCATCGGCGGCGGAGCGAGCGGCATTGCGGCCGTCAAGCGCGGCGAGATCGCGGGCCTGTCGCATCTCGATCCCGTCATCGCACGGCTGGAAGCGGACGGTGATATCGAGATCCTGCTGGATACGCGCACGGAGGAAGGCACGCGCGCCTTGTTCGGCGGCACCAACCCCGCCGCCACCGTATACCTGCAGCAGAGCTTCATCGACGCCAATCCGGTCACCACGCAGCGCATCGTCAACGCCTTCGTCAAGTCGCTGCACTGGCTGCGGGACGCCACCCCGGACGACGTCGCCGACACCGTGCCCGAGGATTACCTCTTCGGTGACCGCGAATTCTACAAGACCGCCTTCGAGAACTCGCGCGATATGTACAGCCCGGACGGCATCATCGGCGAAGACGGGTTCGACAGCCTGTTCGAGATGCTGAAGACGCTGGACCCGGAACTGGCGAACGCCGACGTGACCTTCCAGCAGACCTTCGTTCCGCAGTTCGTGGAAGCCTTCAAGGCCTGA
- the xseA gene encoding exodeoxyribonuclease VII large subunit — translation MSDGVFAAQGTNAAEYSVSELSGALRRTVEDAFGNVRVRGEISGYRGAHASGHAYFTLKDDRARLDAVIWRATFAKLAFRPEEGLEVIAIGRLTTYPGSSKYQIVIDDLKPAGAGALMALLNERRLKLETEGLFDTARKRALPFMPRVIGIVTSPTGAVIRDICHRIADRFPVHLLVWPVRVQGETSGAEVAAAIEGFNAIQPGGKVPRPDLIIVARGGGSLEDLWGFNDEAVVRAAAASAIPLVSAVGHETDWTLIDHAADRRAPTPTGAAEMAVPVRAELTAQVAALHARLRAGISRQLQQERRALVALARAMPGADMLLATPRRRLDDFAVGLERGLTAYVTGERRRFLSASARLQPGRLAVMIGQKRAHLTELANRSAHAISGRASAARNRFSGIAAGLRSSLLDHRLDNGRRWLMPVGATLQQTWERAAARRAERLAGVWRVAASLDPRRVLERGYAIIRDTTGQAITRADGLTAGQRFSVEFASGESREAMALDGKAAAARPRRTAGADKVGQGKPEQGKLF, via the coding sequence ATGTCGGATGGCGTCTTTGCGGCGCAAGGCACCAATGCCGCGGAATATTCCGTGTCGGAACTGTCCGGCGCCTTGCGGCGCACCGTCGAGGATGCGTTCGGCAATGTTCGCGTGCGCGGCGAAATTTCCGGGTATCGCGGCGCCCACGCCTCGGGCCATGCCTATTTCACGCTGAAGGACGACCGTGCGCGGCTGGATGCCGTGATCTGGCGCGCCACCTTCGCCAAGCTGGCGTTCCGGCCGGAAGAAGGCCTGGAAGTCATCGCCATCGGCCGGCTGACGACTTATCCCGGCTCCTCCAAATACCAGATCGTCATCGACGACCTGAAGCCGGCCGGCGCCGGCGCCCTGATGGCGCTGCTGAACGAGCGCCGGCTGAAGCTGGAAACGGAGGGCCTGTTCGATACGGCGCGCAAGCGTGCCCTGCCCTTCATGCCGCGCGTCATCGGCATCGTCACCTCGCCGACGGGCGCTGTCATCCGCGATATCTGCCACCGCATCGCCGATCGCTTCCCCGTGCATCTCCTGGTCTGGCCGGTGCGGGTGCAGGGCGAGACATCCGGGGCGGAAGTTGCCGCCGCCATCGAGGGGTTCAACGCCATCCAACCCGGCGGCAAGGTTCCGCGGCCCGACCTCATCATCGTGGCGCGGGGCGGCGGCAGCCTGGAGGATCTGTGGGGCTTCAACGATGAAGCGGTCGTGCGGGCGGCCGCGGCTTCCGCCATCCCCCTCGTTTCGGCGGTCGGCCACGAAACGGACTGGACGCTGATCGACCACGCGGCCGACCGTCGTGCGCCGACGCCCACCGGCGCGGCGGAAATGGCCGTCCCCGTCCGGGCCGAACTGACGGCGCAGGTGGCCGCCCTGCATGCGCGCCTGCGCGCCGGCATCAGCCGGCAATTGCAGCAGGAGCGTCGCGCGCTGGTGGCGCTGGCGCGCGCCATGCCGGGCGCCGACATGCTGCTTGCAACGCCGCGACGCCGCCTGGACGATTTTGCCGTCGGGCTGGAGCGCGGCCTGACCGCCTACGTCACCGGCGAAAGGCGACGCTTCCTGTCGGCATCCGCGCGGCTGCAGCCTGGCCGCCTGGCAGTCATGATCGGGCAGAAGCGTGCGCATCTGACGGAATTGGCCAACCGGTCGGCCCATGCAATCTCCGGCCGTGCATCCGCTGCGCGGAATCGCTTTTCAGGCATCGCCGCCGGGCTGCGCTCGTCCCTGCTGGATCACCGGCTGGACAATGGGCGTCGGTGGCTGATGCCGGTCGGCGCGACGCTGCAGCAGACCTGGGAGCGTGCGGCCGCGCGCCGCGCGGAGCGGCTGGCCGGCGTCTGGCGTGTTGCCGCCAGCCTGGACCCGCGCCGGGTGCTGGAACGCGGCTACGCCATCATCCGCGATACGACCGGCCAGGCGATCACCCGGGCCGATGGCTTGACGGCCGGGCAGAGATTTTCCGTCGAGTTTGCCAGCGGCGAAAGCCGCGAGGCCATGGCGCTGGACGGAAAAGCCGCCGCCGCACGGCCCCGCCGCACGGCCGGGGCGGACAAGGTGGGACAGGGCAAGCCGGAACAGGGCAAGTTGTTCTAG
- a CDS encoding glycosyltransferase: MRNLLFVHNNFPAQFKHVGPLLARERRYAVSALHKRPDLPDQALGMRLYSYTPVGGISAGVHPWLTQVENALNHGEAATRRALELRRAGFEPDVIIGHHGWGEMMFLRDIWPKARIGLYCELYYRHRDSSWDFDPEFLDTINPAAVCKARMLNIPFDLSFEGAVAGLSPTRWQANTFPESIRRRIDVVHDGIDTAQIRPIGSARLEVDGGVLTRDNEVFTFVSRHLEPYRGLHIFMRALPALLRKRPAAHVVIVGSEGKEGGYGPLPESGTWKEKFIAEVRPQMDDAQWARVHFLGRIPYERFLQVLQVSTVHVYLTYPFVVSWSLLEAMSAGAAIVAGDTAPVREMVEDGHNGLLVDFFDSMALADTLARLATAPLQRARMGAAARQFVIDTYEVAHCARRQAEWIDRVAAG; the protein is encoded by the coding sequence ATGAGAAACCTTCTCTTCGTCCACAATAACTTTCCCGCCCAGTTCAAGCATGTCGGCCCCTTGCTGGCCCGCGAAAGGCGCTATGCCGTGTCCGCCCTTCACAAAAGGCCGGATCTGCCGGACCAGGCGCTGGGCATGCGGCTCTACAGCTACACGCCCGTCGGCGGCATATCGGCCGGGGTGCATCCATGGCTGACGCAGGTCGAGAATGCCCTGAACCACGGCGAGGCGGCCACACGCCGGGCGCTGGAACTTCGCCGGGCAGGCTTTGAGCCGGATGTTATCATCGGACATCACGGCTGGGGCGAGATGATGTTTCTACGGGATATATGGCCGAAGGCGCGTATCGGCCTGTATTGCGAACTCTATTACCGGCATCGGGATTCGAGCTGGGACTTCGATCCCGAGTTTCTGGATACGATCAACCCGGCGGCCGTATGCAAGGCCCGGATGCTGAACATTCCCTTCGACCTCAGTTTCGAGGGGGCGGTCGCGGGCCTTTCGCCGACACGCTGGCAGGCGAATACCTTTCCCGAGTCGATCCGCCGCCGCATCGACGTGGTGCATGACGGCATCGATACGGCGCAGATCCGGCCCATTGGCAGTGCGAGGCTGGAGGTGGATGGCGGGGTGCTGACACGCGATAACGAGGTTTTCACCTTCGTCAGCCGTCATCTGGAACCCTATCGTGGGCTCCATATCTTCATGCGTGCCTTGCCGGCGCTGTTGCGCAAACGGCCGGCGGCGCATGTCGTCATCGTCGGATCGGAGGGGAAGGAGGGCGGCTATGGCCCGCTACCCGAAAGCGGAACCTGGAAGGAAAAGTTCATCGCGGAGGTCCGCCCGCAGATGGACGACGCGCAATGGGCCCGGGTGCACTTCCTCGGCCGTATTCCCTATGAGCGTTTCCTGCAGGTGCTGCAGGTTTCCACGGTCCATGTGTACCTGACCTATCCGTTCGTGGTGTCGTGGTCTTTGCTGGAAGCGATGAGCGCGGGTGCCGCCATCGTCGCCGGCGATACCGCGCCTGTGCGGGAAATGGTCGAAGACGGGCACAACGGGCTGCTGGTCGACTTCTTCGACAGCATGGCGCTGGCGGATACGCTTGCGCGCCTTGCGACGGCCCCCCTGCAACGGGCGCGCATGGGCGCTGCCGCACGACAGTTCGTCATCGATACCTACGAGGTCGCGCATTGCGCACGGCGCCAGGCCGAATGGATCGACCGCGTGGCGGCTGGATAG
- a CDS encoding ABC transporter permease — MKKYMLLPAQVGVALVVILVWHLFTATTIFGNPANARFFFSTPVDVAVRIYEWFAAGTIWYHLGITLLEAALAFIIGSVGGIAIGFWFARKPMLAAVFDPYVKAANALPRVVLAPIFMLWLGLGIWSKVALGVTLVFFIVFFNVYQGVKEVNQTVLANARMLGMNERQLLRHIYLPSALSWTFSSLHTAVGFAVVGAVVGEYLGSAAGLGYLIHQAEGVFDVTGVFAGMFVLMAFVLVIDWLVTLVEDRLLVWRPQAASSATA, encoded by the coding sequence GTGAAGAAGTACATGCTCCTGCCGGCACAGGTCGGCGTCGCGCTGGTCGTCATCCTGGTCTGGCACCTGTTCACCGCGACCACCATCTTCGGCAACCCCGCCAATGCGCGGTTCTTCTTTTCCACGCCGGTGGACGTCGCCGTGCGCATCTACGAGTGGTTCGCCGCCGGCACGATCTGGTACCATCTCGGCATTACTTTGCTGGAGGCGGCGCTGGCCTTCATAATCGGCTCGGTCGGCGGCATCGCCATCGGCTTCTGGTTTGCCCGCAAGCCGATGCTGGCCGCCGTGTTCGACCCCTATGTCAAGGCGGCCAACGCCCTGCCCCGCGTGGTGCTGGCGCCGATCTTCATGCTGTGGCTGGGCCTCGGCATCTGGTCGAAGGTGGCGCTGGGCGTGACGCTGGTGTTCTTCATCGTGTTCTTCAACGTCTACCAGGGCGTGAAGGAAGTGAACCAGACCGTCCTTGCCAACGCTCGCATGCTCGGCATGAACGAGCGCCAGCTCCTGCGCCACATCTATCTGCCCTCCGCTTTGTCCTGGACCTTCTCAAGCCTGCATACCGCCGTCGGCTTTGCCGTGGTGGGCGCGGTGGTCGGCGAATATCTCGGCTCGGCGGCGGGCCTCGGCTACCTGATCCACCAGGCCGAAGGCGTCTTCGACGTGACGGGCGTTTTCGCCGGAATGTTCGTGCTGATGGCTTTCGTGCTGGTGATCGACTGGCTGGTGACGCTGGTCGAGGATCGGCTTCTGGTCTGGCGTCCACAGGCGGCAAGCTCGGCAACCGCATAA
- a CDS encoding LysR family transcriptional regulator yields the protein MAPLDLIRRIDLTSLRLFVTVCDEQHLTRAAERENIAPSALSKRLAELEAVLGAALFTRHPRGMSATVAGEALLGHARAILANVERMGAELSDHAGGMLGQVRILANISTIVEFLPEDLSSFYKAHPGIRIELEERTSAAVIRGVEEGVGDIGLCVATIDSRELFSAPYRRDRLVLAVRADHPLAQRSEIGFADTLEYEHIGLHQDSAIYRRSEIAAAMAGRDVKLRFHVPGFDAVLRMVESGIGIGLIPDGVFAVIGRGMRLKAIPLTDEWARRELKIVSRDPAEATPAVRLFREHLLAGA from the coding sequence TTGGCTCCCCTCGACCTCATCCGCCGGATCGACCTGACCAGTCTCCGGCTGTTCGTCACCGTGTGCGACGAGCAGCACCTGACGCGTGCCGCCGAGCGCGAGAACATCGCACCATCCGCCTTGTCCAAGCGCCTGGCGGAGCTGGAGGCGGTCCTGGGCGCGGCGCTGTTTACCCGGCATCCACGCGGCATGAGCGCGACCGTGGCGGGAGAGGCTCTCCTGGGGCACGCCCGCGCCATCCTCGCCAATGTCGAGCGCATGGGCGCGGAGCTGTCGGACCATGCCGGCGGAATGCTGGGCCAGGTCCGGATCCTTGCCAACATCTCCACCATCGTGGAGTTCCTGCCCGAGGATCTGTCGAGCTTCTACAAGGCGCATCCCGGCATTCGCATCGAACTGGAAGAGCGCACCAGCGCCGCCGTCATCCGGGGCGTGGAAGAGGGCGTCGGCGACATCGGCCTCTGCGTCGCCACGATCGACAGCCGCGAGCTGTTTTCCGCCCCCTATCGCCGCGACCGGCTGGTGCTGGCCGTTCGGGCGGACCATCCGCTGGCGCAACGCAGCGAAATCGGTTTTGCCGATACGCTCGAATACGAGCATATCGGCCTGCATCAGGACAGCGCCATCTATCGCCGCTCCGAGATCGCCGCGGCGATGGCGGGGCGCGACGTGAAACTGCGGTTCCACGTACCGGGCTTCGATGCCGTGCTTCGCATGGTGGAAAGCGGCATCGGCATCGGCCTCATCCCGGACGGGGTCTTCGCCGTCATCGGCCGGGGCATGCGGCTGAAGGCCATTCCGCTGACGGATGAATGGGCCCGCCGCGAACTGAAGATCGTCAGCCGCGACCCGGCCGAGGCGACGCCCGCCGTTCGCCTGTTCCGCGAGCATCTCCTGGCCGGGGCCTGA
- a CDS encoding CoA transferase: MEVTPRHGPLTGLKVIELGHFVAAPFCTRLLGDLGADIIKVEPPGGDPVRQWGQHKNGHSPWWSMHGRNKRCITLDLKKPEARDVVLRLAAGSDALVENFRAGQLDRFGLDAASLRAVRPNLVIARISGFGQTGPFRDKASFGVIGEAMGGLRYLTNHPPETTDLPPSRVGISIGDSIAGLYAAFGLMAALWQRDAGRTRPQSLTLDVALTESVLSMMEGMLPEYGSLGTIREPQGARIKTAAPTSAYPTADGGWLLIAANSDPLFRRLATTIGRPDLAADPRFVDNSARLAHVDALDAVIADWTAARNAADAAAELDAADIPASLAYTAADIAQDPQYRARGMVRSVDDPLIGPTLHAGIVPHVPEAPGDIRWPGPAIGAHTDEVLAEAGFAADEIAGLRERKVV; encoded by the coding sequence ATGGAAGTTACGCCGAGGCACGGTCCGTTGACCGGGCTGAAAGTGATCGAGCTTGGCCATTTCGTCGCCGCGCCATTCTGCACCCGCCTTTTGGGGGATCTTGGCGCGGACATCATCAAGGTGGAGCCGCCCGGCGGCGACCCCGTCCGCCAGTGGGGCCAGCACAAGAACGGGCATTCGCCCTGGTGGTCCATGCATGGCCGCAACAAGCGCTGCATCACGCTCGATCTGAAGAAGCCGGAAGCCCGCGACGTGGTCCTGCGTCTGGCCGCCGGCTCCGATGCCCTCGTGGAAAACTTCCGGGCCGGCCAGCTGGACCGGTTCGGGCTCGATGCCGCCAGCCTGCGCGCCGTGCGCCCCAATCTCGTCATCGCCCGTATTTCCGGTTTCGGCCAGACCGGTCCGTTCCGCGACAAGGCGTCCTTCGGCGTCATCGGCGAGGCGATGGGGGGCCTGCGCTATCTGACCAACCATCCGCCGGAAACGACCGACCTGCCGCCATCGCGCGTCGGAATTTCCATTGGCGACTCCATTGCCGGCCTTTATGCGGCGTTCGGGCTGATGGCCGCGCTGTGGCAGCGCGATGCCGGCCGCACCCGGCCGCAATCGCTGACCCTGGACGTCGCTCTGACGGAATCCGTCCTGTCGATGATGGAGGGCATGCTGCCGGAATATGGCAGCCTGGGCACCATCCGCGAGCCGCAGGGCGCCCGCATCAAGACGGCTGCGCCCACCAGCGCCTACCCGACGGCGGATGGCGGATGGCTGCTGATCGCCGCCAATTCGGACCCGCTCTTCCGCCGGCTTGCCACGACGATCGGCCGGCCGGACCTGGCCGCCGACCCGCGCTTCGTCGACAATTCCGCGCGTCTGGCGCATGTCGATGCGCTGGACGCCGTCATCGCCGACTGGACAGCGGCGCGCAACGCCGCTGATGCCGCCGCCGAACTGGACGCCGCCGACATTCCCGCAAGCCTGGCCTACACGGCGGCGGACATCGCGCAAGACCCGCAATATCGGGCGCGCGGCATGGTCCGCAGCGTCGACGACCCGTTGATCGGGCCGACGCTCCACGCCGGTATCGTGCCCCATGTTCCGGAAGCACCGGGAGATATCCGCTGGCCGGGCCCCGCCATCGGCGCACATACCGACGAGGTCTTGGCCGAAGCCGGCTTCGCGGCCGACGAAATCGCAGGTCTTCGCGAAAGGAAAGTCGTGTGA
- a CDS encoding DUF1127 domain-containing protein yields MSITLKGSGRDEFVGIASSIRIGFAAVPAILRSWRNRRHAYRLSEMPDYLLSDLGIRRDDVHEALGASWREDPTFKLAVRAARRRRGL; encoded by the coding sequence ATGTCTATCACCCTGAAGGGTAGCGGCCGCGACGAGTTCGTCGGTATCGCCTCCTCCATACGGATCGGCTTCGCGGCCGTCCCCGCGATCCTGCGCTCCTGGCGCAATCGTCGTCACGCCTACCGCCTGTCCGAAATGCCGGACTATCTCCTCAGCGATCTCGGCATCCGCCGCGATGACGTGCACGAGGCGCTGGGCGCAAGCTGGCGGGAAGACCCGACGTTCAAGCTGGCGGTAAGGGCGGCCCGGCGCCGGCGCGGACTTTGA
- a CDS encoding hydroxymethylglutaryl-CoA lyase, protein MTQALAPIHAVEIVEVGPRDGFQPIGPFIPTTQKLAFVNGAAEAGLRRIEIGSFVSARAIPQLADTPELLKRIAAEERLLPQVLVPTFRRGVEALAAGAPMIAFVLSVSQAHNRNNVRQSPLESADAYGELMQATPADIPVRLNLATSMDCPFDGRVQPDDVLALLERLVPMRPDAEICLCDTTGRAAPAEVRQLFSAARSAFPGVRHWALHAHDTYGRGVANVFAAFEEGVRVFDAAMGGLGGCPFAPGATGNVATEDLVSMFDRMGVSTGVALDALVPLANRAAALPGAQAGGQVRHVVRQMETTIPG, encoded by the coding sequence GTGACACAAGCTCTTGCGCCGATCCACGCGGTCGAGATCGTCGAAGTCGGCCCCCGCGACGGGTTCCAGCCCATCGGCCCCTTCATCCCCACGACACAGAAGCTCGCCTTCGTGAACGGCGCGGCCGAAGCCGGCCTGCGCCGCATCGAGATCGGCTCCTTCGTCAGCGCCAGGGCCATTCCACAATTGGCGGACACGCCCGAGCTTCTGAAACGCATCGCGGCGGAAGAGCGCCTTTTGCCACAGGTTCTGGTGCCGACATTCAGGCGCGGGGTCGAGGCGCTGGCAGCGGGCGCGCCGATGATCGCTTTCGTCCTTTCGGTATCGCAGGCGCATAACCGCAACAACGTCCGCCAGTCGCCGCTGGAATCGGCCGACGCCTACGGAGAGTTGATGCAGGCGACGCCCGCCGACATCCCGGTCAGGCTCAACCTTGCAACCAGCATGGACTGCCCGTTCGATGGCCGTGTCCAGCCGGACGACGTGCTGGCGCTGCTGGAACGCCTGGTGCCGATGCGGCCGGATGCCGAAATCTGCCTGTGCGATACCACCGGGCGCGCCGCGCCGGCCGAGGTGCGGCAGCTTTTTTCGGCGGCGCGGTCGGCCTTTCCCGGCGTCCGGCACTGGGCCTTGCATGCCCACGACACCTACGGGCGCGGCGTCGCCAACGTGTTCGCCGCCTTCGAGGAGGGCGTACGCGTTTTCGACGCGGCCATGGGGGGCCTCGGTGGCTGCCCCTTCGCCCCCGGCGCCACCGGGAACGTCGCAACCGAGGACCTCGTGTCCATGTTCGATCGCATGGGCGTTTCGACCGGCGTGGCGCTCGACGCGCTCGTCCCGCTTGCCAACCGGGCGGCCGCCCTTCCAGGCGCGCAGGCCGGCGGGCAGGTGCGGCACGTCGTTCGCCAAATGGAAACGACCATTCCCGGCTGA
- a CDS encoding LysR substrate-binding domain-containing protein: MATPLDLDQLRTFIAVVDTGSFTRAAEDVFKTQSAVSMQIRRLEDRLGKELFERNGRSVKLTDDGARLLTYARRMLALSQETLTAFDEEHISGHVRIGLPDDYAERFLPEIMGRFVRTNPRVELQIACETTNSLVEHVEKGHLDVALVCPSKTHAWSEIVRREPLHFVTSACHTVHLEEVLPLAIGRADCVWRKQGIEALRQAGRQHRVLFTSWSATIVTSAVLAGLAISVLPECALRPGMRVLTEEEGFPRLKDAEIAVMRGKNTDTPVISALIEHIRESLRNLVPPTEETPLTRQLPETRVIRSQRLRPGMTAAGW; encoded by the coding sequence ATGGCAACGCCTCTCGATCTGGACCAGCTGAGAACCTTCATCGCCGTCGTCGACACCGGCAGTTTCACCCGCGCCGCCGAAGATGTCTTCAAGACGCAGTCGGCCGTATCGATGCAGATCCGCCGTCTGGAAGACCGCCTCGGAAAAGAGCTGTTCGAGCGCAACGGCCGCAGCGTGAAGCTGACGGACGATGGCGCGCGCCTTCTCACCTATGCAAGGCGCATGCTGGCGCTGAGCCAGGAAACGCTGACGGCCTTCGACGAAGAGCATATCTCCGGCCATGTCCGCATCGGACTGCCGGACGATTACGCCGAGCGCTTCCTGCCCGAGATCATGGGCCGCTTCGTGCGGACCAATCCGCGTGTCGAACTACAGATCGCCTGCGAGACCACCAACAGCCTTGTCGAGCATGTCGAGAAAGGACATCTGGACGTTGCGCTGGTGTGCCCATCCAAGACGCATGCCTGGTCCGAGATCGTCCGGCGAGAGCCGCTGCACTTCGTGACGTCGGCCTGCCATACGGTGCACCTGGAAGAGGTTCTGCCACTGGCGATCGGCCGGGCCGACTGCGTATGGCGCAAGCAGGGCATCGAGGCATTGCGGCAGGCCGGGCGGCAGCACCGCGTCCTGTTTACCAGTTGGTCGGCCACCATCGTCACGTCCGCCGTGCTGGCGGGACTGGCGATCAGCGTCCTGCCCGAATGCGCCCTGCGGCCCGGGATGCGCGTCCTGACCGAGGAGGAAGGCTTCCCAAGGCTCAAGGATGCCGAGATCGCGGTAATGCGAGGCAAGAACACCGACACCCCCGTCATCTCCGCGCTGATCGAGCACATCCGGGAAAGCCTGCGCAACCTGGTGCCGCCGACGGAGGAAACGCCATTGACGCGGCAGTTGCCGGAAACACGGGTCATCCGCTCGCAACGCCTGCGCCCCGGAATGACGGCGGCCGGCTGGTGA